The Paenibacillus dendritiformis region CCAAATGAAGACAGCCTGTATTTAGTAGGGAAATTGTATCGCGATACAGAGCCCATCGCTAACGACTCCATTAAACTTTCGTTGTACGACCTCATCCTTGATTACTCACGTTCCCACGGAATTATGCCTTACATAGCTAAAAGCATGTATCAACGTTATCTTATTGAACGAAATGATTTCAGCAGATTGAAGGAAACTTACTATAGTGGAAAGTACATTTTGCATTACATCGATTTCTTGCCGGAAGACGAGCAACTTGAGTTACACTATAAGTTAGGGGTTCATGCTTACAACTTGAGGTTCTACAACGAGAGTATCGACCATTGCAAAAAAGTACTCGCTGAAGATGGCGGTCAAAGTCCTTATAAAATATACGCGCTTGGTGTGCTTAGAGACGCGCACTTTAGTATAAGGGAATACAAAGAGGCTGAAGTGTACTCCATTCAGTACAAGCAATTCAACTATCCACATACGCAAGAGAATATTGGCCTTATGGATGCATTATTTGCTGCAACGAAGGGGAATAACAAGCAAGCCATCGAACAGCTCTTATCCTTCCTTGAGACTTGCAGTGATATTTCGGCCATCCCTGCATCCAGACAATTGCTTCGTTTGTACCTGCAACAAAACAGTCTCGAAGACGCTAAAAACCTATTAGATAATTGCAAAATCAATCCGCCTGATATAGGCACTTGTAATCCTTTAATTTGTTCTAGATATGCTGATTACTTGCAGGTTAAGGGAGAATATTACCTTGCTGTTGGAGATTATGACAAATGTATAACTTATATGGTGGAAAGCGCATTGTGGCATTCCAAAGTCAACGATACTGCTAAAGAAAAAGAGTGCCTTAATAAGGTTATGCGTATCCACTTAGAGCACAATGTCTCCCCACAATCTACATTTGAAAAATTGAGCGCATACTATCAAAGCGCCAAAGAAATGGAGGATCAAGCATGAAGAACTTGATGAAAAAACTATATGTCAAATCTCTTTTCTACACAGTTATCTTCGTAACTACGGCGGCGGCATTCTCTGGTGACTCCGGAAGCATTCATCCTTGGTAAAGCACCTTCATGGTGCTTTTTTTAAAAGTTAAGCACGTACTTTATTAAAAGCACTAAAGAAATGGAGGGTTAAGCATGAAGAACTTGATGAAAAATCTATATGTCAAATCTCTTTTCTACACAGTTATCTTCGTAACTACGGCGGCGGCATTCTCTGGTGACTCCGGAAGTATTTACCCTTGGTAAAGCACCTTCATGGTGCTTTTTTTATTTTGTTCATATCATGCTTACGGTCACAATTATATCAATACGAACGGTAACTATGTGATAAACTAGTACGTACACGTCAGGCATTGGCGTGGCCTGATTCAGCTTAACCTGATTTGGAGGCTTGTAAATGGCGGATGTGACCTTTTACCGTGACGAAGCGCTGCCTTTTCTAGAAGCGAAGCGATGCCATAAGAATGACCTGGCGTATCAGAAGCATTTTCACGAGGAGTATTCCATCGGTTTAATCGATGAAGGCGAGACGCAGGCATGGTGTGATGGCGTCTTGTGGCGCGTTGGAACGGGACGAATGATTAGCTTCCCGCCGCATATTCTCCACGCCTGTCAGCCTGCGGAAGATGCGCAATGGAAATACAAAATGCTGTTCATTAAGCCGGAATGGTTCGCTCAGCTTGAAATGCCCGATATCAACCGGCTTCATATTCCGTTCTTGCTCGAAAAGGGGAAGAATGAAGCTTGCAGCAAGCGGCTCAATCGTATTATGGACGCACTGATCCGGAGCGGGTCGCCGCTCGAAACCGAAATGGCGTTAATCGAACTGGTCCACAAGCTCGTAAACAAGCATGCCTCCGATCTGGCGCATGAGCCTTATGGCATGTCATGCTGGAACCGAAGTACGTCAATCTGATCAAGGAATATATCCATGCGCATTATACGGATCGGATCACACTGGAAACGCTGGAGCAGAAAGCCGGGATCAGCCGTTATCATCTCATTCGCATGTTCAAGAAAAGCACGCATCTACCGCCTCATGCGTATCAAAATCTGCTCCGCATCAATCATGCCAAGAAGGAATTGAAAAATCGGCGGCCCATTGCCGAAATTGCGGTGGATACCGGCTTCTATGATCAGAGCCATTTTGCAAAAGCCTTTGCTAAAATCGTCGGGACAACCCCTCAAACTTATGCCATGTCCGTATAGATAAGCGCAATTTTTTACAATCCTCTCCTCCTGTCCTCTTGTACATTGAATCTGTAAGACAAGAGGAGGGACCACTGATGGTGACAACGACTAATTTGGAAAAAAAATTTGCCGAGGCCATGAAATCCATTGCCCGCCGAGCCGATGTGAAGACTTATGTCGAGCAGACGCCGGCCATCTACCAGCTGCTGCAGCGTGCAGCAGCTAAGTATGTGACGGGGGAGAAGCGGGAGGATGGTCTTGAGGCAGGTCGACAGCTGGCTGATAAAGGGTACGCCATCTCGCTTGAATATATCGGCGAAAATACGGCAGATGTCCAAGCATGCGAAGCGGCGGCTCTGGAGCTGTCGCTGCTCGTTCATGCGTTGGCAGAGCGTGGAATACCGGCTCGCGTGTCGTTCGATCTGTCCCACATCGGCTTATCGCTAGACGGCAATCTGGCATATATGAATCTGACAGCACTTGCCGCTCTAGCCCGGCAGGCCGGCATCGAGCTGTTTGTCAGCATGGAAGAATCAGCCAAGACCGATGCGATACTCGCGATCTATGAAAGGGCGACGTCCGCCTATGCGAACATCGGCATTACGCTGCAGGCACAATTGAAGCGGACGGCTCAGGACTTGAACGCATTACAGCCGATCCCTGGCCGGATCCGCATCGTGAAAGGGGCGTATCAAGAGCCGGAGCAGCTCGCGATACCGCGTTCATCCGCCCTAAATGAGCGATATGTGCAGCTTGTGGAGCAGGCTATCCGCATAGGCCATCGGGTGTCGATCGCCACCCACGATGAGTCTGTCATTGATGAGGTCATCAAGCGGGGATGGATCCATGAGCCGGGCGTTGAGTTTGAGTTGTTATACGGGATTCGGCCGGATTTGAGCAGCCGATTGAAGAAGGCGGGTTATCCCGTTCGCGTTTATTTAACGTATGGCCGTGAATGGTATTTGTATCTATGCCACCGGATCGCCGAATATCCCCCCAATCTATTCCAAGCGCTCCTCGACATCACGAGCACCGGAAAGGCAGATCCCGTACTGGAGTATGAATAAGTCTGAGTCTGGCACGACTCGACTGTATCCTCTATACGTCCATCCCCAAGAACGGCAAGCCATTCCGGTTTGCCGCTTTTCCGTATTTTCAGCCGCAGCACCCATCAAAAGAGGAGAGGGGCCCGTAATAAAGAACGTAACAAAAACTTATAGGAGACCAAGAACAAATGATATGCCGACTGATTGATGTGCTTTGATTTCTTAGGGAAAATGGGGTGAAAATCCAACTAACAGGAAAGGATAAGAACGAAGTAAAAAGACAATGGAGGTACAAAATGCCAAGAGAACACAACCACAACAGAGAGGTTGTGGAAAGCATCGTTGTTCCGGAGCCCATTTCTTTCAACGTCGAACCTGATGGGGGGATCAATTATCGAAAAAAGCTCAATGAAGTCCCGCTTGTTCCAGTCAGCGGATCTAAAATTGAGATGTCTGCGATTGAGGCGCCGAACCGGGTATCATCCACGACCTTCGCAGGAGGACAGCGTGTACTGTATCGATACTCCCCGGATCGAACGAAATTGGTATCCGTTCAAACGGTGGGCAAAGTTCGCGTCAAAGTGCGTGACGAGAAGGCCCGGCCTCTTGAAGGGGTTCAGTTTACTGTCATCGCGCTGATGGAGGACGAGGCGCCTATGAATCTGGCCATCCTCACTACCGATCAAATGGGATACGGCTCGATCGATCTCTCTCACATTGAAGCCGATCCGCTGCTTGAATTACGTCTGATACCAGTCACGGAAGATTCTACTCGGGAGAACGTCTCTTTTGAGATCTTGCACGCTCATATGTACGAAGGAATACGAGACGCAGGCTTACCGCATGAATTGATCCTGAATAAAGACTTGTTAAAACGAATCATACGCGTGCCGTCCGGCACCGGAACGATCACGATCGATTATCCTGACTCGGCAGACATTCGGAATTCACCCGCCTCTTTTGATCAGTCAATCTCGGTAGAAGGGGCAGACTGTACGCTGTCGATTGCCCGAAATTTTGCAACAAGACAGTTTTTCTTCCGGCAGATCGTGAGGGAACAGACTCCCGATCTGCAGTATGACTTTGGCATTCATGATCCCGATCAACCGTACCGCGGACTTTTTCCAAGGGGAGAGATCAGAAGAGCAATCGGCTTCGATGAGGATATGTATGCGATTCAGGCGGGCAATCCAGTGCTCGGCAAAGTCAATTTGTATCGCCAAGCATGGATGCCGATGGGACACAGTTTGGGTGAACTGCTGTACTCCCTAGCGCTTGCCCCTTGTGAAGAGACCAAGATCGCGATCATCGAATGGTCGCGGCATGAGGAACATGCCCGTCGGGAGTTCACGGCCCAAGCGGAGCAGCTGCAACACGATCTTTTTCGCGATCGTGAAATCGGAGAAGTGGTCCAGTCCGTACTCAACGAGATGCAATCGGGAAGCAGTTGGGGCGCTCAAGCTGGCGCAGGATTGAATCTGGGCTTTTTCTCAATCGGCGGAGGGGGCGGCTATTCAAGCAGTTCCTCGGAAGGACACCGCCAGATACAGGCTTCAACCATTCAAAATCTCGCTGATGCCATCGTGCAGCGGGCGTCCGCTTATCGTTCCCTCCGTTCCACGATCATTACGCAATCCACTCAGGCGGAACGAGAGGAGATCCGAACGCGGACGGTGCGCAATCACAATGTGAACCACGCTCTGACAATCGAGTATTTTGAAGTGCTCAAGCATTTTCGCATCCGAACCGAACTCGTCGAGCAAGCGGATGTGCTGTTGATCCCTTACGAGGTCCCCGCCTTTTTGTATCAGTCGCTACCGGATTTTCAAACCTTTCGAACCTCCGGATTCTCGTTGCCTTTTGTAAAATGGTTGGACAAGCACGCCTCAGATTTGCGTCAGTTGCTTCCTTCCGAATATGCCCATTGCTTCGAGGCATTACGACGGGTGTTGAACTGCGGTGACGTGTACGGGTATCAAGAGCCGTTTGCGACGGCGTCCCGCTGGACGGTCGAGATGAACGAAGCATGGAACTCCGACATTCGTTTGACCATCAATACATTCGACGGAGAAGCGGTCGAGTTGGGTACCTATCAGGAAAAGCCGGGGGGAGTTGTCCGTTTCACTTCCGACCCTATCGATCTGTCCAAAGTCGATACTTTGGAGATCGTGTATGATGCGCCTAAAAAATTGGTCACGAAGACTCTGCCTTCGCCGACCGGTCCACTGGTGTATACGGAAGAGGTGGATCAAGAGTACTTGCTTAAGCGCATTCGCCTGATAGCCCATACGGATCCATCGGAGTTTTTGCGAGGCACGCACAGTTACAAAGTAGGGGATGAGCCTAACGCGGCGGTGCCTATCGTCTTGAAAAAAGGAGCCAACTCCCACGTGATCAATCTCAGGGTGCCTAAGATCGATTTTTCCGGATATCGGGGACAGGCGCATCGCGATTATTGCTGCATCAAGGAGCTTGCGGCCTTGATTCGCGAAGATCCGATGAAATATTTGCGTGCTTTGTGGATGGCAGAAGATCCGGACCGACGTGCCCTAAGATTGGATGCCTACTTGTTCCAAGGACAATCACTGCTCGATCAAATTCAGAATGAAGCAGTCGGAGTGATCGGTAACCTGGTAGCCTTTCCGTTGCTCGAGAACGGCCAATTGAAGCGGCACGCCTCCATGGCAAGGCTGGTAGCGGAACGGCATATCACCTTACCGACGCGCGGTGTGTTTGCCGAAACCCTGTTATCCAGATGCAACGCGACGGAGCAGCGGGACGTTACGCGCATCATCGATTCGGACACAGGTTGCAATGTGCACGCGCCCGATATCACGGGAATTACTCCGGGGACCCGCAAATCGGATGCTCATCTCTCTCCGACTCCTTTTGCCAGTCCGATGATCGCGATTCAGAACGCTCCAGAGGCACCGGCGCCAAAAGGATTGACCTCCGCGCTCGAATTGCTTGGCAAAGCAGAACTCTTCCGCAACATGTCGTTGGGAGCGGAGACGGTCAACGCCATCAAGTCTTTGTCATCGGAAGCGTTGCATGAAGCATCCGAATCGGAGCGCCAAATCGTAGATAACGTAAGCAAAGCGCTGAACGCGGAAGCCGGGGAATCGTTGCGCACATCGAATCCAGCCAAAGTATACGATCACTTGCAAAACATCGAGTTGGCCAGAAATAGGGGAGCTATCACGGAAGAAGATGCGAAAACGGCGGTTCGCAATCTGCTCGGTGCTCCCGGCGGAGATTTGACAGGGGAGTTGGTGAGTCTAAATCTGCCGCGCGGAGCCGAAGACAATAACTTTCATGTAAGCGGCTCGCTCTTGAAAGACCCGAACGGGAATCCATTTGTTATGCGCGGAGTCAATAACCCGCATATTTGGTGGGACACCGAATCCTACAACTCACTTGCCACGATTCGTTCGTATGGCGCCAATAGTGTGCGTATTGTCTGGGAAACGAAAGGCCGGGCCCACCGTCTGAAGCAAATTCTCGAACGCTGCAAGCAGTTGAAACTGGTCGCGATTATCGAGCTGCATGACGTAACAGGAAGCAACGACGCTGAGCGTTTGAATGACATGGCCAAATATTTTGCACAGGACGATATCAGCACCGTCCTGAAATCGCATTCCAAGTATGCGCTGATCAATATTGCCAACGAATGGGGCGACAACAGCCTGACCGATACCGCTTGGCGCGACGCCTACAAAACCGCTATCACAACAATCCGGAAAGCGGGGTTGAAGAACCCGATCGTCATCGACGGTTCGGGTTACGGGCAAAATTCTTCTCCCATCAAGACGTATGGCAGCACGTTGCTGCAGCACGATCCAAACAAAAATGTCTTGTTCTCCATTCACATGTACGGCAAATGGAACGATGCGGGTAAAATCGGGAAGGAACTGAAAGCGATTAAAACTATGGGGCTCTGCGTCATTATCGGCGAGTTCGGATACAACTACAACAATGGTAACAATAATTTGCACTGCAAAGTAGACGCTTTTGAGGTTATGAAGCAGTGTAAATTGAACGACATTGGTTATTTGGCTTGGTCCTGGACCGGGAATAACAGTGAAAATGCTTGGCTCGACCTCGTGGAAGCCAGCGATTGGAAAACTCTCACGGAGTGGGGCGATCACGTGTTCAACAGCAAATACGGTATCAAAAAGACGAGCAAGCTCGCTTCGATCTTTTAAATTAAGTCGGACTTCGGTCCGGCTTTTTTTGTTTTCCCGTCTGCTCTAAAATTGACTAGTGCATCGAAAAGAATCGCCTGGTCATCCAACATACAATTTAATCTCTACGCTACATGTGATCAAGCTTATATATTCCCGCTAAACGTAATGCGCATCTTTCCGTCATAGATTAATTCAGACTTTGTACGTTGGCGTAACACAGCGCACCTAAGATAGTGATGTCAGATAAAAGCATTAACGGAGGGAAATCACATGATAATAACACGATTTAATTACAGGCGGCACTGGTACAGGCATTTCTATATGAATACTACTAATTATCCTCCAAGCTCCCCCAAGGGAGCCTTTTTCGTTTGGTGAGGAAGACAAAGGTAGACATCGAAATCCCGAAACCTCATAGTGGAAATCGGTTATTAGGAATCCCTGACGTAACCGTTTTTTGGTAGGCGGATGTCATAGGAACACTAGCGGAGTTAATTTCATAAAATATCCAGTCGAGATTGGGGATGGGCAGCATGGCGGTCTGACCCAGATCTAAATATTCTCATTTAACGATTGTCACCTGCTGGGACAGTGAAATGAATGATACGGAGGGTATAAAATGAGCGATTTCCAGAAGGATCTGCAAAACTTGAATGTCGGCAAGTTCAGTTCGACGGGGATGACGCCTGCGTCGGGGCAAAATCAGGGAGGTCCGGGGGATCCCCGCTTATGTGTTGGCTTTTGCTTTTTTTGTGTAGGCTTTTGCGGCGGGTTTTGTTCATGCGGCAACTGTTTCCGCTGCAGCAACTGCTTCCGCTGCAGTAACTGCTTCAACTGTGCCCACTGCAGTAACTGCGCACGTTGCGGGAGCTGCGCTCGCTGCCGCTGAGTACCGAAAAGCTCGCTTGGCGATCCGCAAAAACGATATGCCCCTGCAGATGTTTCGTCCTGCAGGGGCTGTTCCTTTTTTTGTTGCAGGCATGAAGGACAAAACGCTCTACATAACTTAAAAGCGAGGGGAAACCGAAGTCCTGCGTACAATGCGGTTTTTCCTCCGGCAAAACCTTAAGGAGGAATAAAAACTTGAATCCTTCTATGCGTCTGAAAGTGAAAGGGGATACGTTCTTTCTCCCCGATGCAAATGGTGGCGTCTACTTTCGCAACAATACGGGTTCGTTCCGAATGGAAGGCGACATGATCGATCGGTGGATTGAAAAATTGATGCCCATGTTGAGCGGGGATTATTCCATGGCGGAGCTGACGGACGGGTTGCCGGAACCGTACAGGTTACGGGTTTATGAAATTGCGGAAGTACTGCTCAATAACGGCTTTGTCCGGGATTCCAGCCAAGACCGCCCGCACAGCCTCCCGGAAGCGGTAGAACGGAAATATGCCGCACAGATCGAATTTCTGGACAGCTTGGGCGGTTCGGGCGCTTACCGCTTTCAAACCTATCGCCAGGCTAATCCGATTGCGGTTGGTTCCGGTCCGATATTTGTCTCCCTCGTTGCGGCCTTGTTGGAATCCGGATTGCCCCGGTTTCGCATGCTGATCACGAACCGGGCGACCACGGATCGCCAGCGGATCTCCGAGCTGACGGCGACCGCCCGTCTATTGGACAGCGAGATCGAGGTCGAGGAGATCTGTCCGTCGAATGACGGCTTCCTCGATTGGCCGGAAGTCGTGCGGCTCGCAGATTCCGTTCTATACGTCGCTCAGGATGACGATCCAGGAGAGCTTAGAGCACTGCACGCGGCCTGCAGGGACGCGAAGAAGCTGCTGATACCTGCCATCTACTTGCGACAGGCGGGCATAGCAGGGCCGTTGGTGCACCCGGATTCGGACGTCTGCTTCGAATCCGCATGGCGCAGGATTCACCGAACCGCGCTTGGCGATGCGGATCGGCCGACCGCCGTCTCTTCAACGCCGGAAGCCATGCTCGCGAATGTGGTCGTATTCGAATGGCTTAAGACCGTGTCGGGGACGACCTCTTCGGAATTGAACGGACAGCTGTTCCTGCTGAATCCGGAAACATTAGAAGGCGAGTGGCAGTCGGTACTTCCTCATCCGCTGGTCAGGGGTCTTCGCCCGGCCGAACCTACGGATCCGTTCGGCCTTCCGTTTGATCAACGTAAGGATCGGCAGGAAGCAGACCGTCTCCTTTCCTATTTCTATCGCTTGACTTCGGCGAAGACCGGCATTCTTCACCGTTGGGAGGAAGGGGACTCGAAGCAGCTTCCGCTCTCGCAGTGTCGCGTCCAGGCAGTCGACCCGCTGTCGGAAGGCCCCGCCGAGCTGCTGCCGCAGATCGTCTGTATGGGAATGACGCACCATGAAGCAAGGAGGGAAGCGGGCTTAGCCGGCATTGAGGCGTACGTATCGCGACTGGCCGGGGTGCTGAAGGCGGCCAAATCTGCGCAGCCGGATTCCGCAAGCCTGCTCGACTTGCAACCACATGAATATGTAGGGATCGGAGCGGGAGAGACAGCAGCGGAAGCGATCCTGCGCGGACTTCGGAAATGTCTGTTCGAGGAGCTGAAAAGTCGTTCC contains the following coding sequences:
- a CDS encoding helix-turn-helix domain-containing protein; this encodes MSTLATKPKSLGELIHYHRQKKEMTLSKLQEAVGIDKGSLSRIENSEVKRPDFQSILSIAAVLDIPHSDIVEKYIEIGHKSEVVYTILQNELTTLEHPSLIPKIAAKFLESPNEDSLYLVGKLYRDTEPIANDSIKLSLYDLILDYSRSHGIMPYIAKSMYQRYLIERNDFSRLKETYYSGKYILHYIDFLPEDEQLELHYKLGVHAYNLRFYNESIDHCKKVLAEDGGQSPYKIYALGVLRDAHFSIREYKEAEVYSIQYKQFNYPHTQENIGLMDALFAATKGNNKQAIEQLLSFLETCSDISAIPASRQLLRLYLQQNSLEDAKNLLDNCKINPPDIGTCNPLICSRYADYLQVKGEYYLAVGDYDKCITYMVESALWHSKVNDTAKEKECLNKVMRIHLEHNVSPQSTFEKLSAYYQSAKEMEDQA
- a CDS encoding AraC family ligand binding domain-containing protein produces the protein MADVTFYRDEALPFLEAKRCHKNDLAYQKHFHEEYSIGLIDEGETQAWCDGVLWRVGTGRMISFPPHILHACQPAEDAQWKYKMLFIKPEWFAQLEMPDINRLHIPFLLEKGKNEACSKRLNRIMDALIRSGSPLETEMALIELVHKLVNKHASDLAHEPYGMSCWNRSTSI
- a CDS encoding helix-turn-helix domain-containing protein produces the protein MLEPKYVNLIKEYIHAHYTDRITLETLEQKAGISRYHLIRMFKKSTHLPPHAYQNLLRINHAKKELKNRRPIAEIAVDTGFYDQSHFAKAFAKIVGTTPQTYAMSV
- a CDS encoding proline dehydrogenase family protein, which gives rise to MVTTTNLEKKFAEAMKSIARRADVKTYVEQTPAIYQLLQRAAAKYVTGEKREDGLEAGRQLADKGYAISLEYIGENTADVQACEAAALELSLLVHALAERGIPARVSFDLSHIGLSLDGNLAYMNLTALAALARQAGIELFVSMEESAKTDAILAIYERATSAYANIGITLQAQLKRTAQDLNALQPIPGRIRIVKGAYQEPEQLAIPRSSALNERYVQLVEQAIRIGHRVSIATHDESVIDEVIKRGWIHEPGVEFELLYGIRPDLSSRLKKAGYPVRVYLTYGREWYLYLCHRIAEYPPNLFQALLDITSTGKADPVLEYE
- a CDS encoding cellulase family glycosylhydrolase; the encoded protein is MPREHNHNREVVESIVVPEPISFNVEPDGGINYRKKLNEVPLVPVSGSKIEMSAIEAPNRVSSTTFAGGQRVLYRYSPDRTKLVSVQTVGKVRVKVRDEKARPLEGVQFTVIALMEDEAPMNLAILTTDQMGYGSIDLSHIEADPLLELRLIPVTEDSTRENVSFEILHAHMYEGIRDAGLPHELILNKDLLKRIIRVPSGTGTITIDYPDSADIRNSPASFDQSISVEGADCTLSIARNFATRQFFFRQIVREQTPDLQYDFGIHDPDQPYRGLFPRGEIRRAIGFDEDMYAIQAGNPVLGKVNLYRQAWMPMGHSLGELLYSLALAPCEETKIAIIEWSRHEEHARREFTAQAEQLQHDLFRDREIGEVVQSVLNEMQSGSSWGAQAGAGLNLGFFSIGGGGGYSSSSSEGHRQIQASTIQNLADAIVQRASAYRSLRSTIITQSTQAEREEIRTRTVRNHNVNHALTIEYFEVLKHFRIRTELVEQADVLLIPYEVPAFLYQSLPDFQTFRTSGFSLPFVKWLDKHASDLRQLLPSEYAHCFEALRRVLNCGDVYGYQEPFATASRWTVEMNEAWNSDIRLTINTFDGEAVELGTYQEKPGGVVRFTSDPIDLSKVDTLEIVYDAPKKLVTKTLPSPTGPLVYTEEVDQEYLLKRIRLIAHTDPSEFLRGTHSYKVGDEPNAAVPIVLKKGANSHVINLRVPKIDFSGYRGQAHRDYCCIKELAALIREDPMKYLRALWMAEDPDRRALRLDAYLFQGQSLLDQIQNEAVGVIGNLVAFPLLENGQLKRHASMARLVAERHITLPTRGVFAETLLSRCNATEQRDVTRIIDSDTGCNVHAPDITGITPGTRKSDAHLSPTPFASPMIAIQNAPEAPAPKGLTSALELLGKAELFRNMSLGAETVNAIKSLSSEALHEASESERQIVDNVSKALNAEAGESLRTSNPAKVYDHLQNIELARNRGAITEEDAKTAVRNLLGAPGGDLTGELVSLNLPRGAEDNNFHVSGSLLKDPNGNPFVMRGVNNPHIWWDTESYNSLATIRSYGANSVRIVWETKGRAHRLKQILERCKQLKLVAIIELHDVTGSNDAERLNDMAKYFAQDDISTVLKSHSKYALINIANEWGDNSLTDTAWRDAYKTAITTIRKAGLKNPIVIDGSGYGQNSSPIKTYGSTLLQHDPNKNVLFSIHMYGKWNDAGKIGKELKAIKTMGLCVIIGEFGYNYNNGNNNLHCKVDAFEVMKQCKLNDIGYLAWSWTGNNSENAWLDLVEASDWKTLTEWGDHVFNSKYGIKKTSKLASIF
- a CDS encoding putative thiazole-containing bacteriocin maturation protein; this encodes MNPSMRLKVKGDTFFLPDANGGVYFRNNTGSFRMEGDMIDRWIEKLMPMLSGDYSMAELTDGLPEPYRLRVYEIAEVLLNNGFVRDSSQDRPHSLPEAVERKYAAQIEFLDSLGGSGAYRFQTYRQANPIAVGSGPIFVSLVAALLESGLPRFRMLITNRATTDRQRISELTATARLLDSEIEVEEICPSNDGFLDWPEVVRLADSVLYVAQDDDPGELRALHAACRDAKKLLIPAIYLRQAGIAGPLVHPDSDVCFESAWRRIHRTALGDADRPTAVSSTPEAMLANVVVFEWLKTVSGTTSSELNGQLFLLNPETLEGEWQSVLPHPLVRGLRPAEPTDPFGLPFDQRKDRQEADRLLSYFYRLTSAKTGILHRWEEGDSKQLPLSQCRVQAVDPLSEGPAELLPQIVCMGMTHHEARREAGLAGIEAYVSRLAGVLKAAKSAQPDSASLLDLQPHEYVGIGAGETAAEAILRGLRKCLFEELKSRSDSSLPSVYRITLSKVEDDFCRYCLRALETMQDAPVIGLGQEAAGFPVIWVGTNGYWYGGVGVNRTMALREALRQALMKIQNDAADIQGQILERTSVKVEDALPQSLTIPGFDESEYGMMLQSVRQILQGNRKRIAVVDLSAEPFMQEELAGVFGVSLREEEMH